CGCTGGTTCAGGGTGTGAGTCTGTAACGGGTGCACAGAAAAATCACCAAGCAGCCAGAAATCACACAACTGTTCattccaggaaaacagaaagtggcaagaaaggAAATTTAACTGTAGTACATTACACAGCTCAGCTGTGAATAGCATCCATGAAGTCGAAACGGCTGCCCATGAGCGGTGCAGCTGGGAGCGTAGCGTGAGGCACGGGGGCCATCCGCGGAGCCACACGTCATCTCCCGCGACAGGAAGTCAGCGTGTCTAGAACGGATGGGTTAGGAAACAGCAAGAAAAGTGCTCAGAAGGAACCGAAGCGTTTTCAGTGTGCAGGGACAGATGGCCACTGTTGATAAAAGTTTAAGTATGTTTTTAGAATCTGTCCGTGTTATTTTGcaagaatttaaattttgttaaaatgacaaaCACAAAAGTTTGATGAGGCAAAAACGATATCACACCAGATGATCAACCGATCACAATACAGAATTATCTCTCTCAGATatcactcactttttttttttttttgagacggagtcggagtctcactctgtcgccaggctggagtgcaatggtgcgatctcagctcactacaacctccaactccctggttcaagggattctcctgcctcagcctcccgagtagctgggactacaggcgcccaccaccatgcccagctaatttttgtatttttagtagggacaggtttcaccatgttggccagggtgatctcagtctcctgatcttgtgaccctcccgccttggcctctcaaagtgctgggattacaggcgtgagccaccgtgctcagccaacCACCCCACATTTTTAACTCCTACTACACTCAGGGAAGACCCATTCCCGCCCCTGAGGGAGAGGGGCTGTGACACCAATGCGGACGAGACAGGTCACAGTGGCCGAGAGGAACCCAGCCCGTCTCAGCACACAGCTCCCCTCTCCTGCCACAGGCATCGCTGCGCTGTGATAAGTGAGGCCCAACTTGAATATCACAACAAGATCAAGatcagaaagaacaaagaataatGGAGAAAGCCTCTACCCCAGTGAAGCTACTTTTTGCTTAAAGAGAAACGAATCATCCAAGGTAGGACGCACACTGACGCCCCGCGCCGAACAGGTTTACATTCACATAGACCAAAGCTCCTCTAGTCCTTTCCCGGCTTTTCTCAGGCCCACAGGTACCCCTTACACATCCAGGACTCCCTGAGAAGTCCACCATAGCTCCAGAGACACACTAACCAGAGGCTCCAAAGAGGCGCACAGAGGTGGGTCTGGTGGCCGGGACCCCACTCTGCCCAAGCCATGTTGGGCGCTCCCTCGAAGATGAGCACCGGCCTTCTAATGGCAGCTCCAAGGAAGTGGGtgtcctctccctccccaggccGGCGGCCTCCCCAGCACAGGCCACGCGTCTCACGAGGATACACAGGTCCCAGGGAGCACAATGAGATGCCGAGGTCCCATCCATGCCTCCACCCCAGGCCCCAAACAGCTCAACGCCCACCTGTGCCCATCTGCTGGGGAGCGGAGTGAGCACCCTGGACACCCCAATGTCTGTGCAGCTTGTTACGTGCTTTCTGAGCAGAGGCATGTAGGATGGGATCAGAGGACACCACCCAGGCTCCGGTGCGAGGTTTCATGCAAGGACCTAGTGGTTGGCTCTGCCTGAATGCATCCGAACCAGGGTTCTGGTGAGCTCCGGAAAACTCTCCTAACGAAGGCTAGAGAAACTGAGGTAGAAGTTACCTCGATACACAGCTAACAATGAATGCAAAAGGTATAACTCAAAAGAGTAAGATTAAAATCAGACACCTCTTTTGAGTTGACAGGCATTTAGCAAAATTCAGCTAATGGACACCAAAGATTTGTTTCACTGCATGTAGGttttactcaaagaaaaaaagactaaacaGACATTAAATTCCAGttaatgggccaggcgcggtggctcaggcctggaatcccagcattctgggaggctgaggcgggtggatcacttgaggttggggattagagaccagcctggccaacatggtgaaaccccatctctactaaaaatacaaaaattagccaggtgtgatggcacattcctgtaatcccaggtactcaggaggctgaggcaggagaatcacttgaacctgggagatggtggctgcagtgagccaagatggtgccactgcactccagcctgagcaacagagcaagactccctctcaaaaaaacaaaaacaaaaacaaaaaacaaacaaacaaaaaaacaacttctaGTTAATGACTTGgcatgatggctcaggcctgtaatcccagcattttgggaggctgaggtaggctcccacttgagcccaggaattcaagatcagcctggccaacatggcaaaacctcatctctatctctacaaaaaaatacaaagttagccaggtgtggtggtgcacgcctgcagtctcagctacttcagaagctgaggtgagagaatcgcttgagccctggaggcggaggttgcaatgagcaaagatcatgccactacctaagtaacagagcgaaaccctgccTAAAAAATGATAATCCTCGTGAATGTTGGGCACATGGGgtgatttttactatttttgcacatttttgaACTGtcccataataaaaagttaaaaatcatgaGACAACATGatacatgatttttatttatttatttatttgtttttgagacagtttcactcttgttgcccagactggagcgcagtggcctgatcttggctcactgcaacctctacctcccgggttcatgcgattctcctgcctcagcctcccgagtacctgggattactggcgcccgcccctacacccaggtaatttttgtatttttagtagagatggggtttcaccatgttggccttgctggtctcaatctctcgacctcgtgatccacccgcctcggcctcccaaagtgctgggattacaggcgtgagccaccatgctcagcccggCAGCACCTTTCAAAATTACAAGTGTGCATCCCCTGGGACCCAGCAAGTCCACCCTAGAATTTATCCTGCAGATCAGGCTCCCGTACCGGCAACGATGGGCACAGGAGACCATTCACTGCAACAACGAAAAGCGAAAGACTGGGAGTCACAGAAAGACGGCGCCAGCAGGGAAGAGCCCAGCAGGACCTGCAGGAAACGGGGTGGCAGGTCCCCGGGGAGGGCCTTGGGCCTGAGGAGAAGAGAAACACCTTCCCTGTACGATGCTTTGTGCTTTTTGAATGCTGAACCACACGCATTTATTGCCCAGTTCAAAAACAGTCATTTAAGAGACAACTAAAACCCTTAACCACATGCCCGGCTATTCTTCAATGCACTGTGGCCAGAATGaagctccctcctccttcctccctccgtccTGGACCAAACCCCACTCCCCTCACGTCACTGTAGAGAACTGGCCTTTAACCACTGCCAGCTGTCCAGGCAAGACAGAGAAAACCAGGCCTCTTGGGCTGACCCAGGGGCGCTCTGAGGGCCAGGCAGCGGGGACTCACGGTGATGATGTCCAGGATGCTGAGCAGGCTGTGGACGCTGTCTCCCGCCAGAACCTCTTTCACCACCACCTCGGTGCCATCCTGTGATTGAAAAGCAGAGTGGGCGCCATCAGGTCCCGGACCGTGACGGCAGGGCATGGCGGAGGCTCAGCCCCGCCCAGCGCCGTGGGGCCACGGGCCTGCACCTCTGAGGCGCCATGACAGCAGCAAGTGACTCGGATGGAGGGCAGGGGACGAGACGGACCCGCTGGCCTCAGGGGTACAATGCGCAGGAAGCAGCGGCAAGGAAAACAGAGACGAAGGCGGAGACCCACCTCTCCATCCCACAACTCATCTTCAGTGTGGGGACTGAGGCAAAAGCTCGCAGAGCCTGTTTGTTTGCTGAACTAACTATAAGGGCTCCGAGGACCAATTCAGTTATTACCAGCCTAAATTCCAAAACTTTGATATAATTTTCCatcaggttaaaaaaagaaaagaaaccatacTATTTTGGTGATTTAACAATGTAAGCACTTCATCTCAGCTTGATCCAGGAAAATTCTTTATGAAATTGCCCAAATCTGGCCCCAGTCCCCTCCATGAGCCCCTCCCATCTAGTCCAGGCCAGAGGGACACGGGTTCTGGTCCTTCAGGAGGTCCCGCACGAGCAGCAACAAAAGCCTCTGCTTCATCAGCTGGGCGGCCCCATCCCCAGAAGCTACTGGCTCCAGCTTCCCCAGATGGGGGAACCAAGCCCCTTTCCCTCCCAATGACCCATCAAGTCCAGCCACAGATGAAGCGACAAACCTGAGAACCAAACACTTTGCCCAGCAGTACTTTTGGTCTAGAAACCCCGACAGGCCGTGCTGGAGCTGGCATGGGGTCAGTGCCCACTGCCGGGGCCACGGTTGGCAGGAGCCCTGCAGGTCAGGGCAATGATCACACAAAGCCCAGGGTCTGCTAAGTATGTGCTTTAAATGAGAACAAGCAATGCGAAGTCTGGGTCGCAACTGCCCGGACAGACAAAGCCACACCACCCTCCGGGGGAGCAACACACGCCGAAGAGGCCACGGCAGGGTCTGGCCCACACCCACCCCTGAGCAGCGATTCAAAGGGCAGAATTTAACAGAGGCAGGAAACAAGTATTGAGCTCCTACATGGATTcatacctgaattttttttttttttttttttgagacagggtctcgctctgtcgcccaggccgcaGTGCGGTGGCGTGaacacagctcaccgcagcctcgacctcccagactcaagcgatcctcccacctcagcccccaggtagctgggaccacaggtgctaccaccatgcctggataattattttttgctttttgtagagatggagtctcactgtgtcgtccaagctggtctctaacctgtgggctcaggcgatcttccCACCGTGgacttaattattttcttacaattaaaataatttaattttgttagaaACCTGAAAATAGAGCAAGGGCTCAATTGATCATGGCAGATCAATACAGTGACTTACTACGAAACCATCAAAGGGAGTACTCCGAGGACttggaagaaacatttaaaacagttGCCAGGCCCAGGCctcatgcctgcagttccagtgctctgagaggccaagaagggagAGTTGCCTGAGCACAGGAATtgctgaccagcctgggcaacaaagtgagactccatctccacaaaaaaattttaaaagtgaggcggacgtggtgacacacacctgtaatcccagctactcgggaggctgaggcaggaggatcgcttgagcccaggaaatcgaggcctcagtgagctgagatcgcaccactgcactccagcctgggtgacagagtgagaccctgtctcaagaaattaaataaaatgtaataaaaataaaaatggtgagtTTTCccccaaagaaactaaaatcaaaattttgCCTCGCTTTTCAGTGGGAAACGTTTTAGAACCTGAGATGACAGACACGGAGGTGAGTGCCCCGCCACCCTGCGACTCACAGCGTCCTGGATGCAGACCTCCAGCCGCCCGTCCTGCACCACACAGATGCTGGGGTCTGGCGCCCCGGGCCGGAAGATGTGCTCTCCCTCCTGCAGCTGCACAAAGACGATGTGTTTGCAAAGCTCCAGGAACAGCGGCTTCTCAAAGTGGCCCAGGACCCTGCAAAAGCCAGAGGGCGCTGTGGAACGGCCTTCCAGGGGAGGAGGACGGTCTCTGCCAGAGTCTCGAGAGCTCACGGCCACCGACCCCACTGGCGCCACGCCTTGTGCTGTGGGTCCACACGGCTGACTAACAAACCACACGGCATCACTGCCAAACACAACTGTCAACTTCTGAAATTCCCATGAGCCTGTTTTCCATCAGCTCAGAGAACTTCTTGACCCGTGAACCTGAGCCACACGCACACGGGAGGAAGGCAAAGGTGGCCTCCAGGATGGTGAGCTGGGCCAGGGAGTGGAAGGGGTGCAGTCCAGGGGCCAGTCAGCAAGACGGGAGCACAGAGCAGAACCCAGGCTCCAGACTTTGGATCCACCACACCGTTCTCGCTCTTGCTCTGGGTTCATTGCTGAAGATGAAACACTAGGAAATTGTTCAACAGAACAAGAAAGACCTGGTGAAGGAGTCAGCAGACCACGAGGCCCTGCCACGGGGCACAGACACCAGTAGCCCCACGATGGGCTTTGCCAACCATCCTCCAACACAAGACAGCCAAGCTGGAGCCAGTCCCCAGTGAGAAGCTCGGGAGGACGGGAGCtgcagcagccctcggggctcaTCCCCGCTCTTACCGAACATTTTTCAGCATGTACAGAACTTCCGATGGTAGGTGAGAATTCTTCACGTCAAACTCCGTGAGGTCGGCCTCCAGCAGGGAGGGCGGGGGCTCCTTGGGCTGCAGGGCCGGGTATTCCTTCTTGAAACGCAGAATCCTACGAGGCAGAGACACACTAGCCTTGAGCAGACCAGGTGGGTTCAAAACCCACAGCGTCAGCAGCCGACACGCCAGGCAGCTCAGGGTTGGGGAGGCCAGCACTGTGGGGGGCACCCCAGGCAGGATGTGGTCTGAAGGACACTCAGTACCTCTTGGCCAAAGACAGCACCTTGGTCCTCTTCCTGGCCCGCTGCCGGGGCAGCGCAGTGTTCTCCACCAGGGTGTTGGGGAGCGTGGTCACCTGCAGAGCCAAGGGAGACACCAGGCACTGACCCTGCAAGCCGCAAGGTCTTCGTCACGGGGGTCAGTCCTCAGAACCTGCCTGTGAGCCTCCCGCAGGCCCAGCTTCAGCTCCTGGGGTCTGGCTGTGCCATTTCCCCACCCCGCCTGGCCTGTGAGGGAATGTTGGCGGTGAGTGATACAGCCCCACACATCCTTGGGATCATCCTCACTGTCCCCAAATAGCCAACCCTCCAGAGCTCCAGGGCTTCATGCTGGCTGGCCCCGCTGCCCCGAAGGCTGACATCCACTCCATCCTTGGCTTTTGTGCTGTTCAACACAACCCTTTCCTATAACCCTTTAAAGATCCACCACTGTCCCCACCGACCTTCCCCCATCACTTCCCCTGTGACCTGGGGCCACTGCCCACTCTGTCCCATATCTGGAACagccttcttcccttttctcaggCAGTGCCTGCTTGACTGCCCAGAACAGCAGAGGCCTGGGTCACACCCTGTATGCTGGCAGGGCCACCTCACTCGGGCACCACTGCCTGCTGCCCTTCGGTCCAGAGCTGTCGGCCTCGCGGCTTTCCTCCCAGGCCCTCCGCTTCCCTGTCCTCTGTGGGGCCACTGGATGATGGTCGACACTCAACAGATCGCCTCCACTCTGCTCCAGATCGCCCCGCGCCCTGTCCCGGCCGCCCAAGGCTGTTCCAGACCCAGGGTACAGCAGCCCTAACTCGTCTGCCCTTTCACAGCACTTAACGCTGATGAGAACAGATGAGCCACAGACAGACATCCACTCCCTCCCCTCTTgagtttctcaattttctttctttctttttttttttttagatgcagttttgctcttgttgcccaggctgcagtgcagtggcacgatctcaattcaccacaacctccgcctcccggattcaaacgattctcctgcctcagccttctgagtagctgagattacaggtgcccatcacaacgcccagctaatttttgtattttcagtagagacggggtttcaccatgttggccaggctggtctcaaactcctgacctcatgatcggcccacctcagcctcccaaagtgctaggattacaggcgtgagccaccgcgcccggccgagtttttcaattttctgtgaAGAACACGAATTAGTTCTACAATCAGAGAAAGGTAACAAAGATTGCTTTAAAGGGATCAGTCTGTGTGGTTTCTGTGAAGCTTCTGGGTGGTCTGTTGAGCACTTCCTGGGCCCTTCAGGAGTGCAAGGAGGCGGCCAGGGGAGGCCACTGACAACTCAACTGGCCAAAGACCAGGAAGGGTTAAACCAAGGCTGCTTATTCCCCAGATCGGGGCTTGTTGAACTCGGATTCCTGAGCCCCGGCCCAGGGATCTGTGTCTAGATTCCGGAACCACCCAGACACTCAAAGTGAGCCACGCAGCATTTAGCTTAGATCACACATGCCAGTAATCAGGGAACTTAGCCCCTCCAATCCCAGGGGATGGACTCTGTCCTCAGTCCAGCAccccaaagcctggcagaggcctCCAAGCTCAACACCAGAGTCAGAAACCTCTGGCAGAGTGTGAGGCCCTCTGCACCCACCGGGCCCCAGCGATGTTCTTACAAAGCAGCTTTCTGTTCTCATTTCTTGTTAAAATAAACATCCACTCTGGGGGCAGACAGGACCTTCTCTCCCCTGCGGCCACTGTCCACCACAGACATTCCCGGAGCTGGCCCTTCAGGCCAGGGGGAGTTGAGGCCTGAGAGGGTGGGGGGTTACTTCTGGGTAAAACGCGCAGGATTCAGCTGGAGGAAGCAGACACTATTGGGCACGATTTATAATGTTCCCCAAACCctgagcctggtggcagagctgggaagcCGGGGACACGGCAGCACACGCCAAGCACTGCGCGGACTGGGGGCAGCCTGCAGCAGGAGGGGTCCCTCCCACAGGGGCCTGCTCCGGGAAGCCGTGTGCAACCTGGGGCCCCAAGCACCAGCTACCTTCCTCATGATCTTCCGGCCGTAAAACATCACTTTGTCTCTCTTTCGGAACCGGTACTGAGGAGTGGGCTGTGCTTGTCCTGCAGGGGAATGAAGAGACGGCCTGAGGCAGAGCCATGGCACAGGCCTCGTCCTGGACATGCAGGTGTGGCACAGTCAGTACTCTCGTCCCCGCCAGTACCTGGCCATACTCAGACAGCATGAGAGAAGagggcctgggtgacaggctcGTCTCCAACAAAGGGGGCTCTCCCCTCTTCCCACTGAAGCCTTGCTCAGGAGAGGAGAACAGAAAGGGCTCTGAACAGACTTGGCTTCCTGGAACCGACGTGCTCAGCCTGAGCCCAGATGGGCCACTGGATTCTAGCCAAACCCACCGTGGACTTGAGGGCCCCTCCCAGGGACTCAGAACACATCCCAAGGCACCCACACTTTCCCCCAACCCCCGAGGCCAGAGTCAGAACCAAGATACTCACGAAATGGGCTAAGCCTTCTGAACGTGAAAAGGATGAGAACACCAGCCAAGACCAGGGCCAGAAGGGCTCCAACCGCAATCCCCGCCAGCTGGCCAAGAGTGGAGACATGGTGCCCATCAGCAAGGCCACAAAACTAACCCTAGCCCTAagcctgcccccaccccaaccaCAGGCTGGGCAGGAATGAGCCAGGGGATGGGAGCAGGGAGGGGTGAAAAAGGCCACGGCCCATCCAGGTCTGGCCCCAGGGAAGTGTGAGGTAATTACCATGGTGGACGGTGAACCTTCCTC
This genomic interval from Piliocolobus tephrosceles isolate RC106 unplaced genomic scaffold, ASM277652v3 unscaffolded_35921, whole genome shotgun sequence contains the following:
- the LOC113222880 gene encoding patatin-like phospholipase domain-containing protein 7, which encodes MEEEKDDSPEAGFCLGTALHSWGLWFTEEGSPSTMLAGIAVGALLALVLAGVLILFTFRRLSPFRQAQPTPQYRFRKRDKVMFYGRKIMRKVTTLPNTLVENTALPRQRARKRTKVLSLAKRILRFKKEYPALQPKEPPPSLLEADLTEFDVKNSHLPSEVLYMLKNVRVLGHFEKPLFLELCKHIVFVQLQEGEHIFRPGAPDPSICVVQDGRLEVCIQDADGTEVVVKEVLAGDSVHSLLSILDIITVSPRCLALRAPLGQPKRPGFLCLAWTAGSG